The genomic stretch GGGCTAACAGAAGGCTTTGAAAATGTTACTTTCGCAATCTCAGCGATTTTTGCGACGATTATTATGTATGATGCTTCTGGCGTTAGACTTGCAGTTAGTAAACATGCAAAGTTATTAAATGATTTTTTTCATGGGAGAATAAAAAATTATAAAGCATTAAATGAATTAGTAGGTCATACTTCATATGAAGTTGTTGTCGGGGCAATATTAGGCATAATCGTTGCTATATTTGTTTCAAAATTTTAGCGCTCAAATATAAATCAATTTGATTTATATTTTGGGCGTTTTTTTATCATCTTAAGAAAGAATAAATATGCAGCTAAGAAGGACACTCGTCGTAGTTACACAAATTACACTTACGAATCGGTCTTCACTTTAAGGTCCATCAATTTTTGCGAGTTTTCTTTAAAAATTCTTATGTCAAAATATAAAATAAATAGGCGAATTTACACTAAAGTTTGATAAAATATTGGTAGGATATGTAAATAAGGAGTGGAAAGATGAAAAGTACAGTAAATGAAAATAGTGCTTGGAAAAAGGTGGGTCGTTCGATCTATCAACTTCGATATTTTGTCATAGCAATATTAGCAGTGATTTCAATTTTTTTAGGTATCTATTCCAAACATTTGCCGGGCATTTTGGATGGGGATGGATTTAGAACACCTGGGGAATATGAAAAAGCTAAGAATGTATTGGAAAAAGAATTTGAACAATCACCCGACTCACTAATCATAATTCTTGAACGGAAAAAAGGGGTAACCGATGCTAAATTCCAATCTGAAATTGAACGTGTCGTTAAAGAAGTTCAAAAAGAAAAGAATATAGAACAATTTCATCATCCTCTAAATAATCCAAGTATGAAAAAGAAGAATATCGCTTACTTATCTTTTTTATACAATGAAAAGGACCATGATCAGCTTGTTAATCTAAATAATAAATTTGCAAAAAAAGTAGAGTCCTTGTCAAATGATTCTGTGAAAATAGGAACAACTGGATTTACGATCATAAGTGATGTAATGAATAAAACTAGTCAAAAAGACTTAAAGAAAGCTGAAATGATTGGTGTTCCAATTGCGTTTATTGTATTGTTTTTTGCATTTGGAAGTTTAGTTGCATCTGCTATTCCAATTATTATTGGTATGATTAGTATTTTAAGTACTTTTGGTATATTAGCCTTTATTGGAAAACATATTGAATTGTCAATCTTTGTATTAAATGTTGCACCGATGATTGGATTAGCACTATCAATCGATTTTGCATTGCTATTCGTAAGTCGTTATAAAACTGAATTACAGAATCATTCAACGGTTAAGGAAGCGATTAGTGTCACTTTTGCAACAGCCGGCAGAGCGATTATTTTTTCTGGAATTTGTGTGTTTATAGGTTTATCGGCACTTTATTTCATTAATATTGATTTATTTAGAAGTGTTGCAATCAGTGGCGCAGTTGTAGTTTTAGTCAGTTTATTTTTATCATTAACATTACTACCAGCTGTACTTTCAGCCCTTGGTAAAAATATTAATAAAGGTACGCTAAAATCGATTGCGAATCGAAGCCAAGACCAACAACAAGCGGTTTGGAGAAAATTTGCAAATTTCGTTATGAAAAGACCAGTCATTATGACTCTAACATCGTTAATCATATTAGGTCTTTTTGTCATTCCAATTAGAGATGTGCACTTAAACATACCGACGATTGACGCATTACCGAAGGATGCAGCATCGCGAATTAATTATGAAAAATATCAAAAAGCGTTCCTTCCAGAAGCTCAAAAGCATGGGACAATATCAATCGTATTGGCATCTAAAGATGATTTCTTAAATCAAGATCATTTAAACACCTTAGAAAACATACAGAAAAAACTTGAAAAAGATCAGAATGTTTATGAAGTAAAAAGCGTGTTAAATGCAGTTAATTTAAATGCACAGCAAGTATTACCTGCTTTAAAAACTCCTAGTGCTTCAAAAATTCAGCCAGCGATTGATGCTTATATTAAAAATAATAAAACTTATATACAAGTTTTCCTGAATTCTAATCCAAAATCAGAAAAAGGGAAACAATGGGTACGAGATTTTGAGGATAAATATAAAGGTAAAA from Arthrobacter citreus encodes the following:
- a CDS encoding divergent PAP2 family protein produces the protein MLHNEPLVSAVIAWFIAQFLKVIIHLFKEKDFDISKFFASGGMPSSHSSTVTGLALSVGLTEGFENVTFAISAIFATIIMYDASGVRLAVSKHAKLLNDFFHGRIKNYKALNELVGHTSYEVVVGAILGIIVAIFVSKF
- a CDS encoding MMPL family transporter codes for the protein MKSTVNENSAWKKVGRSIYQLRYFVIAILAVISIFLGIYSKHLPGILDGDGFRTPGEYEKAKNVLEKEFEQSPDSLIIILERKKGVTDAKFQSEIERVVKEVQKEKNIEQFHHPLNNPSMKKKNIAYLSFLYNEKDHDQLVNLNNKFAKKVESLSNDSVKIGTTGFTIISDVMNKTSQKDLKKAEMIGVPIAFIVLFFAFGSLVASAIPIIIGMISILSTFGILAFIGKHIELSIFVLNVAPMIGLALSIDFALLFVSRYKTELQNHSTVKEAISVTFATAGRAIIFSGICVFIGLSALYFINIDLFRSVAISGAVVVLVSLFLSLTLLPAVLSALGKNINKGTLKSIANRSQDQQQAVWRKFANFVMKRPVIMTLTSLIILGLFVIPIRDVHLNIPTIDALPKDAASRINYEKYQKAFLPEAQKHGTISIVLASKDDFLNQDHLNTLENIQKKLEKDQNVYEVKSVLNAVNLNAQQVLPALKTPSASKIQPAIDAYIKNNKTYIQVFLNSNPKSEKGKQWVRDFEDKYKGKIEGLNYTVGGQVKFEQELFDEITDNILYGLLVIMVSTFIILMIAFRSIIIPIKAILMNVLSLSATFGIITWLFQGGNFGLPQSDIMLILPVFVFGLVFGLSMDYEVFLMSRMQELYYESGDNTYSTREGLVSTSRIITSAASIMIVITGAFAFTDMVPVKQMGIGIAIAIFLDATIVRLVLVPSLMQLFGKWNWWFPFRKNNIEERSKKVV